A genomic window from Martelella lutilitoris includes:
- a CDS encoding urease accessory protein UreF: protein MSWLSPAFPLGGFAYSGGLERAAHDGLLRDAAGLKDWLSSGLAQGFLWNDAVLLCESHRAEGDSARIGETAALAAALAGSRERHQETLALGSAFVTAAAAWPAPVLAELPDEIALPVAFGAVAGAHGIGLEAACQGYLHAQIAQSVSAAIRLSLCGQVSGLEVLAGLEETILETAARAAVSGLDDLGGCTFRADVSALRHETQHSRLFRS from the coding sequence ATGTCCTGGCTGTCGCCGGCCTTTCCGCTCGGCGGTTTTGCCTATTCCGGCGGGCTGGAACGGGCCGCTCATGACGGTCTGCTGCGGGACGCGGCGGGCCTGAAGGACTGGCTTTCCTCGGGGCTTGCGCAGGGCTTTCTCTGGAACGACGCCGTGCTTCTGTGCGAAAGCCATCGCGCGGAGGGTGACAGCGCCCGCATTGGCGAGACGGCGGCACTTGCCGCCGCCCTTGCCGGCTCGCGCGAACGCCATCAGGAGACGCTGGCTCTCGGATCGGCCTTTGTCACGGCCGCCGCCGCCTGGCCTGCGCCCGTGCTTGCCGAACTGCCGGACGAGATCGCGCTGCCGGTAGCCTTTGGCGCCGTCGCAGGAGCGCACGGCATCGGTCTGGAAGCGGCCTGCCAGGGCTATCTCCATGCCCAGATCGCCCAGTCGGTCTCCGCCGCCATCAGGCTGTCGCTCTGCGGCCAGGTCTCAGGGCTTGAAGTGCTGGCGGGGCTGGAAGAGACGATCCTTGAAACGGCGGCGCGCGCGGCCGTCTCCGGCCTTGACGATCTTGGCGGCTGCACGTTCCGGGCCGATGTCTCGGCGCTCCGCCATGAAACCCAGCATTCGCGACTTTTTCGCAGCTAA
- the ureG gene encoding urease accessory protein UreG encodes MKSENGPLRVGIGGPVGSGKTALTEKLCKAMGRDYSVAVVTNDIYTREDAEALVRMQALSSDRIVGVETGGCPHTAIREDATINLQAIAELNSRIPDLDIIFIESGGDNLAATFSPDLADITIYVISVAQGEEIPRKGGPGITRSDLLIINKKDLAPYVEVDLDVMASDAERMRAGAPTVFTDLKRGDGVEAIIAFLKDTGGL; translated from the coding sequence ATGAAGTCTGAAAACGGTCCCCTGCGCGTTGGCATCGGCGGTCCGGTGGGCTCCGGCAAAACGGCGCTGACGGAAAAGCTCTGCAAGGCGATGGGTCGAGATTACTCCGTCGCCGTGGTGACCAACGACATCTATACGCGCGAGGACGCGGAAGCTCTGGTGCGCATGCAGGCGCTTTCTTCCGACCGCATCGTCGGCGTGGAGACCGGGGGCTGCCCGCATACGGCCATCCGCGAGGACGCGACGATCAACCTGCAGGCGATCGCCGAACTCAACAGCCGCATTCCCGATCTCGACATCATCTTCATCGAATCGGGCGGCGATAATCTGGCTGCCACCTTCTCGCCGGACCTTGCCGACATCACCATCTACGTGATTTCGGTCGCCCAGGGCGAGGAAATCCCGCGCAAGGGCGGACCGGGCATCACCCGCTCGGATCTCCTGATCATCAACAAGAAGGATCTGGCTCCTTACGTCGAGGTAGACCTCGATGTCATGGCGTCGGATGCCGAACGCATGCGCGCCGGCGCGCCGACCGTCTTTACCGATCTCAAGCGGGGCGATGGGGTCGAGGCGATCATTGCCTTCCTGAAGGATACCGGCGGGCTGTAA
- a CDS encoding Crp/Fnr family transcriptional regulator → MNRTLLLNERKKTLFVETKLTASMDMATMNKLMECATFANCYPRDVVFRQGDPATHFYSVLSGYVRLFRQNSEGREADIRVCGPGDSFADELIFGGDTYEYHAQAADKAMLARYDINRVRNAAQADDGMLARAIAGSLAGQLQETMDCIANDRLNTAVQRVALYLLEQAEGQESPASFRLAFQKSLLAGKLGLAPEALSRAFATLKGLGVHVHGRIIEIEDMDALRAL, encoded by the coding sequence GTGAACAGGACCCTCTTGCTGAACGAGCGCAAAAAAACGCTTTTTGTCGAAACCAAGCTGACGGCAAGCATGGATATGGCGACCATGAACAAGCTGATGGAATGCGCGACTTTCGCCAATTGCTACCCGCGCGACGTGGTATTCCGTCAGGGCGATCCGGCAACTCATTTCTACAGCGTGCTTTCCGGCTATGTTCGCCTCTTCCGGCAGAACAGCGAAGGCCGCGAGGCCGATATCCGCGTCTGCGGCCCGGGAGACAGCTTTGCCGACGAACTGATCTTCGGCGGCGACACCTACGAATATCACGCCCAGGCCGCCGACAAGGCGATGCTGGCGCGCTATGACATCAACCGCGTGCGCAACGCGGCCCAGGCCGATGATGGCATGCTGGCGCGCGCCATAGCCGGCTCGCTTGCGGGCCAGCTTCAGGAAACCATGGACTGCATCGCCAATGACCGGCTCAATACCGCCGTCCAGCGCGTTGCCCTTTACCTTCTGGAACAGGCCGAAGGCCAGGAATCGCCCGCATCCTTCCGCCTCGCCTTCCAGAAGAGCCTTCTTGCCGGAAAGCTGGGGCTTGCCCCGGAAGCGCTTTCCCGCGCCTTCGCGACGCTGAAAGGTCTCGGCGTCCACGTACACGGCCGCATCATCGAAATTGAGGATATGGACGCGCTGCGGGCTCTCTGA
- a CDS encoding efflux RND transporter permease subunit encodes MNFSAWAIRNPVAPLLLLGLLLFMGLQSFRDMPITRFPNIDVPVVAVTVTQSGAAPAELEMQVTKKIEDAIASVSGVDELNSTVTDGVSTTSVLFRMEVKPDDALRDVKDAIDNIRSDLPANADEPVVRKIDVEGQAIQTFAVSSPNMSLEELSWFVDDTIERALQGIRGVGRVDRYGGADREIQVSLDENKLASYGITASAVNAQLRQTNADTGSGRGQVAGAEQAIRTLGDARSVSDLANTMIALGNGRFARLSDLGTVTDTYEEPRTFARHDGNPVVSFGVFRSKGASEVTVADAVAEALDEVRAENPDVSIDLIDDAVYFTKGNYTAALDTLYEGAILAIIVVFLFLHNWRATLIAAVALPFSVIPTFWIMDLLGFSLNLVSLISLTLATGILVDDAIVEVENIERHIGMGKTPYRAALDAADEIGLAVIATSFTIIAVFAPVSFMPGIPGQYFIQFGLTVAFAVFFSLVVARLITPVMAAYMLKPAKHKAEEDNESNDGRAMRGYTAAVRWTTRFRYVTLLAALGVLAVSLFFMSKIPGSFMPPEDASRIVLSVELPPNAQLSDTEAMTQLVAKRIEGFEGVESVTVLGGSSPLGDLEYRRATVTVTLENLAHSLSEAIVNDVIGGIPLIGQYLPKLEPQGRTIPQWQIEQEVLAALSDIPDLRITKLNDRGQRDIQFNFLSDNEEDLQQAVAILESKLRADPMLDKVSSEGALPRPELQIHPKKEIAARLGVTPAAIAETVRVSTVGDVDANLPKISLDNRLIPIRVRTDLELRRDLSAIRNLKVQTASGEMVPLSVVADVNYTEGVATVDRYDRHRVVTIGANLPQGVALDPATARFREIVENTEIPETVTLAESGDAKILAEMQQSFINAMLLGLFLVLAVLILLFKDVIQPFTILFSLPLALGGVAIALILTDEPVSMPVMIGLLMLMGIVTKNAILLVDFAKEAIWHGMERRAALVEAGRKRARPIIMTSIAMSAGMLPAALGVGEGSAFRAPMATAVIGGIIVSTVLSLLVVPAFFMIMDDIAGLLRWAFSRFIGRRDPDDHVYTTEEAGRLSEANRAKIAKLEERLDEIENNRDGYGRHGMA; translated from the coding sequence ATGAATTTTTCAGCCTGGGCCATCCGCAATCCGGTCGCGCCGCTCCTGCTTCTCGGCCTGCTCCTTTTCATGGGCCTGCAGTCGTTCCGCGACATGCCGATCACCCGTTTCCCGAATATCGACGTGCCCGTCGTCGCCGTCACCGTGACCCAGAGCGGCGCGGCGCCGGCTGAACTGGAAATGCAGGTGACGAAGAAGATCGAGGACGCGATCGCCAGCGTCTCCGGCGTCGACGAACTGAACTCCACGGTCACCGACGGCGTTTCCACCACCTCGGTGCTGTTCCGCATGGAAGTGAAGCCCGACGATGCGCTGCGCGACGTCAAGGACGCGATCGACAATATCCGCTCCGATCTGCCCGCGAATGCCGACGAGCCTGTGGTGCGCAAGATCGACGTCGAAGGCCAGGCAATCCAGACCTTTGCCGTCTCGTCGCCCAATATGTCGCTGGAAGAGCTCTCCTGGTTCGTCGATGACACGATCGAGCGAGCGCTACAGGGCATTCGCGGCGTCGGCCGGGTTGACCGCTACGGCGGCGCCGACCGCGAAATTCAGGTCTCGCTCGATGAGAACAAGCTGGCGAGCTACGGCATAACCGCCTCCGCCGTCAACGCGCAGCTGCGCCAGACCAATGCCGATACCGGCTCGGGCCGCGGACAGGTAGCCGGCGCCGAACAGGCCATCCGCACGCTCGGCGACGCCCGCAGCGTCTCGGATCTCGCCAACACGATGATAGCGCTCGGCAATGGCCGCTTTGCCCGGCTTTCCGACCTCGGCACGGTGACCGACACCTATGAGGAGCCGCGCACCTTCGCCCGCCATGACGGCAACCCGGTCGTCTCCTTCGGCGTGTTCCGCTCCAAGGGCGCCAGCGAGGTCACCGTGGCCGACGCGGTGGCCGAGGCGCTGGACGAGGTCCGGGCCGAAAACCCGGATGTCTCCATCGACCTGATCGACGACGCCGTCTACTTCACCAAGGGCAATTACACCGCAGCCCTCGATACGCTCTATGAAGGCGCGATCCTTGCCATCATCGTCGTCTTCCTGTTCCTGCACAACTGGCGGGCGACGCTGATTGCCGCCGTGGCCTTGCCCTTCTCGGTAATCCCGACCTTCTGGATCATGGACCTGCTCGGCTTCTCGCTCAATCTCGTGAGCCTGATCTCGCTGACGCTGGCGACCGGTATTCTTGTCGACGACGCGATCGTGGAAGTGGAGAACATCGAGCGGCATATCGGCATGGGCAAGACGCCCTACCGCGCGGCGCTTGACGCCGCCGACGAAATCGGCCTTGCGGTGATCGCGACAAGCTTCACCATCATCGCCGTCTTCGCGCCGGTTTCCTTCATGCCCGGCATTCCGGGCCAGTACTTCATCCAGTTCGGCCTGACGGTGGCCTTCGCCGTATTCTTCTCGCTCGTTGTCGCCCGCCTGATCACCCCGGTGATGGCCGCCTACATGCTGAAGCCGGCGAAACACAAGGCCGAGGAAGACAACGAGAGCAATGACGGAAGGGCGATGCGCGGCTATACGGCGGCCGTGCGCTGGACCACGCGGTTCCGCTATGTGACGCTTCTGGCCGCGCTCGGTGTTCTTGCCGTCTCACTGTTTTTCATGTCGAAGATTCCCGGCAGTTTCATGCCGCCGGAGGATGCCTCGCGCATCGTGCTTTCCGTCGAACTGCCGCCAAACGCCCAGCTTTCCGATACCGAGGCGATGACCCAGCTGGTGGCCAAGCGGATCGAAGGCTTCGAGGGCGTGGAAAGCGTCACCGTGCTGGGCGGCTCCTCGCCGCTCGGCGATCTCGAATATCGCCGCGCGACCGTGACCGTGACGCTGGAAAACCTCGCCCATTCCCTGTCCGAGGCGATCGTCAATGATGTCATCGGCGGCATCCCGCTGATCGGGCAATATCTGCCGAAGCTCGAGCCGCAGGGACGCACCATCCCGCAATGGCAGATCGAGCAGGAAGTGCTGGCGGCACTGTCGGACATTCCCGACCTCCGCATTACCAAGCTGAACGACCGCGGGCAGCGCGACATCCAGTTCAACTTCCTCTCCGACAACGAGGAAGACCTGCAGCAGGCTGTCGCCATTCTGGAATCGAAGCTGCGCGCCGATCCGATGCTGGACAAGGTGTCCTCGGAAGGGGCGCTTCCGCGGCCCGAACTGCAGATCCACCCGAAAAAGGAGATTGCCGCACGGCTTGGCGTGACGCCGGCAGCGATCGCGGAGACCGTGCGGGTCTCGACCGTCGGCGACGTCGACGCCAACCTGCCGAAAATCTCGCTCGACAACCGGCTGATCCCGATCCGGGTGCGCACGGATCTCGAACTGCGTCGCGATCTTTCGGCGATCCGCAACCTCAAGGTTCAGACCGCGAGCGGCGAAATGGTGCCGCTGTCGGTGGTCGCGGACGTCAACTACACGGAGGGCGTCGCCACGGTCGACCGATATGACCGCCATCGCGTTGTCACCATCGGCGCCAACCTGCCGCAGGGCGTGGCGCTCGATCCGGCAACCGCGCGCTTCCGCGAAATCGTCGAGAATACCGAGATCCCGGAAACGGTGACGCTTGCCGAAAGCGGCGACGCCAAAATCCTTGCCGAGATGCAACAGAGCTTCATCAACGCGATGCTGCTCGGGCTTTTCCTGGTGCTGGCGGTGCTGATCCTGCTGTTCAAGGACGTGATCCAGCCCTTCACCATCCTGTTCTCGCTGCCGCTGGCGCTTGGCGGGGTGGCGATCGCGCTGATCCTGACGGATGAACCGGTCTCGATGCCGGTGATGATCGGCCTGCTGATGCTGATGGGCATCGTCACCAAGAACGCGATCCTGCTCGTCGACTTTGCCAAGGAGGCGATCTGGCACGGCATGGAACGGCGCGCCGCCCTGGTGGAGGCCGGCCGCAAGCGTGCCCGGCCGATCATCATGACCTCGATCGCCATGTCGGCGGGCATGCTGCCGGCCGCCCTTGGCGTCGGCGAAGGCTCCGCCTTCCGCGCACCGATGGCAACGGCGGTGATCGGCGGCATCATCGTCTCGACCGTGCTGAGCCTGCTCGTGGTGCCGGCCTTCTTCATGATCATGGACGATATCGCCGGATTGCTCAGATGGGCGTTCAGCCGCTTCATCGGCCGGCGCGATCCCGACGATCATGTCTACACCACCGAGGAAGCGGGGCGCCTCAGCGAAGCCAACCGCGCCAAAATTGCCAAACTCGAAGAGCGGCTCGACGAGATCGAGAACAACCGCGACGGCTACGGCAGACACGGCATGGCCTGA
- a CDS encoding efflux RND transporter periplasmic adaptor subunit: MPKMYRVAVLSSALLALSLSPALAAEASAPAETASSLPSIIVTDVKVMPLTAIVRATGTIEPVEEVYVQPLVEGLSIETINAEIGDRVEAGDVLATLRTDTLLLQKSSLQANKAKAEANLAQLNAQLTASQAAQTDARRQFERTKRLADNGSVSTSALEQAETTALRADASTAAAREAISVAEADINVTQAEIDDIELRLERTNIKAPVSGIISGKNARIGAIATGAATPMFTMIRDGAIELVAEVPEDNMMKITEGQKAEISLVGDAPALSGAVRLVSPVVDPVTRLGDVFISIDAPGRARPGMYASAEIIVEEAENLALPMTAVNIDRQGSTVRRVKDGTVEIVTVRTGIQDGDTIEIVDGLAEGDQVVAKAGAYVRAGDRINPVPAAEAPLN; this comes from the coding sequence ATGCCGAAAATGTACCGTGTCGCCGTCCTGTCCTCCGCCTTGCTCGCGCTGTCGCTTTCGCCCGCGCTCGCCGCAGAGGCCAGCGCCCCCGCCGAAACGGCATCGAGCCTTCCGTCCATCATCGTCACCGATGTGAAGGTGATGCCGCTGACAGCGATCGTGCGGGCGACGGGCACGATCGAGCCTGTCGAAGAGGTCTATGTCCAGCCTCTCGTCGAGGGGCTTTCGATCGAGACCATCAATGCGGAGATCGGCGATCGCGTCGAGGCCGGCGACGTGCTTGCGACCCTCAGAACCGATACGCTTCTCCTGCAGAAGAGCAGCCTTCAGGCGAACAAAGCCAAGGCCGAGGCAAACCTCGCCCAGCTCAACGCCCAGCTGACCGCGAGCCAGGCCGCGCAGACAGACGCCCGCCGGCAGTTCGAACGCACCAAGCGCCTTGCCGACAATGGCTCCGTCTCCACCTCGGCGCTGGAACAGGCCGAAACGACCGCGCTCAGGGCCGACGCATCGACAGCCGCCGCGCGCGAGGCCATCAGCGTGGCCGAAGCCGACATCAACGTGACGCAGGCCGAGATCGACGACATCGAACTTCGGCTGGAGCGCACCAACATCAAGGCGCCGGTCTCCGGCATCATCTCCGGCAAGAATGCCCGCATCGGCGCGATCGCCACGGGCGCCGCGACGCCGATGTTCACAATGATCCGCGACGGCGCGATCGAGCTCGTCGCCGAAGTGCCGGAAGACAACATGATGAAGATCACAGAAGGCCAGAAGGCCGAAATCTCGCTCGTCGGCGATGCGCCTGCCCTCAGCGGCGCCGTGCGCCTGGTCTCGCCCGTGGTCGACCCCGTCACCCGGCTCGGCGACGTGTTCATCTCCATCGACGCCCCCGGCCGCGCGCGTCCCGGCATGTATGCGAGTGCCGAAATCATTGTCGAGGAAGCCGAAAACCTCGCCCTGCCGATGACCGCCGTCAATATCGACCGCCAGGGCTCCACCGTGCGCCGGGTGAAGGACGGCACAGTCGAGATCGTGACCGTCAGGACCGGCATCCAGGACGGCGACACGATCGAGATCGTCGACGGTCTTGCCGAGGGCGACCAGGTGGTGGCCAAGGCCGGCGCCTATGTGCGCGCCGGCGACCGGATCAACCCCGTGCCGGCCGCCGAAGCGCCGCTCAACTGA
- a CDS encoding ABC transporter substrate-binding protein has product MKSTFLAALAAGGLALGAGQAFSADEITLQLKWVTQAQFAGYYVALEKGFYEEEGLDVTIKPGGPDIAPAQVLAGGGADVIVDWMPSALATREKGVPLVNIAQPYKSSGMMLTCLKENNVMSPEDFPGKTLGVWFYGNEYPFLSWMAHLGIPTDGGEDGVTVLKQGFNVDPLLQKQAACISTMTYNEYWQVIDAGISEDQLNTFKYEDEGVATLEDGLYVLEDDLKDPKFKDDMVKFVRASMKGWKWAEENPDEAAEIVLDYDDTGAQTEKHQKRMMSEVAKLTAGSNGALDPADYQRTVEVLLGGGSDPVITKEPEGAYTLEITDAALSN; this is encoded by the coding sequence ATGAAATCGACATTTCTCGCGGCACTCGCCGCCGGCGGTCTGGCGCTCGGTGCAGGTCAGGCCTTTTCGGCAGACGAAATCACGCTGCAGCTCAAATGGGTGACGCAGGCCCAGTTCGCGGGCTATTACGTGGCGCTCGAAAAGGGGTTTTACGAGGAAGAAGGCCTCGACGTCACCATCAAGCCCGGCGGCCCCGATATCGCGCCCGCCCAGGTTCTGGCCGGCGGCGGCGCAGACGTCATCGTCGACTGGATGCCGTCGGCGCTCGCCACCCGCGAAAAGGGCGTGCCGCTCGTCAACATCGCCCAGCCCTACAAGTCTTCGGGCATGATGCTGACCTGCCTGAAGGAAAACAACGTCATGAGCCCCGAGGATTTCCCCGGCAAGACGCTCGGCGTCTGGTTCTACGGCAATGAATATCCCTTCCTGTCGTGGATGGCCCATCTCGGCATCCCGACCGATGGCGGCGAGGACGGCGTGACCGTGCTGAAGCAGGGCTTCAACGTCGATCCGCTGTTGCAGAAACAGGCGGCCTGCATCTCCACCATGACCTATAACGAATACTGGCAGGTGATCGACGCCGGGATTTCCGAGGACCAGCTCAACACCTTCAAATATGAGGATGAGGGCGTCGCAACCCTCGAAGACGGCCTCTACGTGCTTGAGGACGACCTGAAGGATCCGAAGTTCAAGGACGACATGGTCAAATTCGTCCGCGCCTCGATGAAGGGCTGGAAATGGGCGGAGGAAAACCCGGACGAGGCCGCGGAAATCGTGCTCGACTATGACGACACCGGCGCCCAGACCGAAAAGCACCAGAAGCGGATGATGTCGGAAGTCGCCAAGCTGACGGCCGGCTCCAACGGCGCGCTTGATCCGGCCGACTATCAGCGCACCGTCGAGGTTCTGCTCGGCGGCGGCTCCGATCCGGTCATCACCAAGGAGCCGGAAGGCGCCTATACGCTGGAAATCACCGACGCGGCGCTCTCCAACTAG
- a CDS encoding ABC transporter permease, producing MNDGFVWFAIAFWLGGWAFNEWLVRQKFSNPALNRLAWFAVPVIFGAAIIIIWEGVVIAFNIPPILLPAPSDVWVRLINSLPILWADFRQTFLKAVLIGYAIGCGSGFLVAILIDRSPFLKNGLLPFGNFVSALPIVGIAPIMVMWFGFDWPSKAAVVVVATFFPMLVNTIQGLSASSSMERDLMRTYAATWSQTLIKLRLPAAWPFIFNALKINSTLALIGAIVAEFFGTPTVGMGFRISTEVGRANIDMVWAEIAVAALAGSAFYGVVALIQRVVTFWHPSVRSGRS from the coding sequence ATGAATGACGGTTTCGTCTGGTTCGCAATCGCCTTCTGGCTCGGCGGCTGGGCCTTCAACGAGTGGCTGGTGCGGCAGAAATTCTCCAATCCCGCGCTCAATCGCCTCGCCTGGTTTGCCGTGCCCGTCATTTTCGGCGCCGCGATCATCATCATCTGGGAAGGCGTCGTCATCGCCTTCAACATCCCGCCTATCCTGCTGCCGGCGCCGAGCGATGTCTGGGTGCGTCTGATCAATTCGCTGCCGATCCTTTGGGCCGATTTCCGCCAGACCTTCCTGAAGGCGGTGCTGATCGGCTATGCCATCGGCTGCGGCTCCGGCTTCCTCGTCGCCATCCTGATCGACCGGTCGCCCTTCCTGAAAAACGGTCTTCTGCCCTTCGGCAATTTCGTCTCGGCGCTGCCGATCGTCGGCATCGCGCCGATCATGGTGATGTGGTTCGGCTTCGACTGGCCGTCGAAGGCTGCCGTTGTCGTGGTCGCGACCTTCTTTCCCATGCTGGTCAACACTATTCAGGGCCTGTCCGCCTCCTCCAGCATGGAGCGCGACCTGATGCGCACCTATGCCGCCACGTGGTCGCAAACGCTGATCAAGCTGCGCCTGCCGGCCGCATGGCCGTTCATATTCAACGCGTTAAAGATCAATTCCACGCTGGCGCTGATCGGCGCCATTGTGGCAGAGTTTTTCGGCACACCCACGGTCGGCATGGGTTTCCGGATTTCCACGGAAGTGGGCCGGGCCAATATCGACATGGTCTGGGCCGAAATAGCGGTGGCGGCACTTGCCGGCTCCGCCTTTTATGGCGTGGTGGCGCTCATCCAGCGCGTCGTCACGTTCTGGCATCCCTCCGTCCGGTCCGGGCGGTCGTGA
- a CDS encoding ABC transporter permease, producing MLRERVLPVATVVFAILAIWCVFVVVMNRQFVEDQARRAGQEITFGEIVSQAYTLERPVLPSPHQVAAELWSTTVKKKITSKRSLVYHAWITLSSTLLGFAIGSGFGIILAIAIVHNRTMERSMMPWIIASQTIPIIAIAPMLIVVLNAIGITGLLPKALISTYLSFFPVAVGMVSGLRSPDQLQLDLMRTYNANDRQILWKLRLPSAMPYLFTSLKIAIAISLVGAIIAELPTGAVAGLGARLLSGSYYGQTVQIWSALFMAAILASVLVAIVGLAQTAVLKRMGARP from the coding sequence ATGCTGCGTGAGCGCGTCCTTCCCGTTGCCACCGTCGTCTTTGCCATACTGGCGATCTGGTGCGTGTTCGTAGTGGTCATGAACCGGCAGTTTGTCGAGGATCAGGCCCGGCGCGCGGGCCAGGAGATCACCTTCGGCGAGATCGTCTCGCAGGCCTATACGCTGGAGCGGCCCGTCCTGCCCTCCCCGCATCAGGTGGCCGCGGAACTCTGGAGCACGACGGTAAAGAAGAAGATCACCTCCAAGCGCAGCCTCGTCTATCACGCCTGGATCACGCTCTCCTCGACCCTGCTCGGCTTTGCCATCGGCTCCGGTTTCGGCATCATCCTCGCCATCGCCATCGTCCACAACCGCACGATGGAACGCTCGATGATGCCGTGGATCATCGCCAGCCAGACAATTCCGATAATCGCCATCGCGCCGATGCTGATCGTGGTGCTGAACGCGATCGGCATTACCGGGCTTTTGCCCAAGGCGCTGATTTCCACCTATCTCTCCTTCTTCCCCGTCGCCGTCGGCATGGTCTCCGGGCTGCGCTCGCCCGATCAGCTGCAACTCGACCTGATGCGCACCTACAACGCCAATGACCGGCAGATCCTGTGGAAGCTCAGACTGCCATCGGCCATGCCCTATCTCTTCACCTCCCTGAAGATCGCCATCGCGATCTCCCTGGTCGGCGCGATCATCGCTGAACTGCCGACGGGGGCTGTCGCCGGTCTTGGCGCGCGGCTTCTCTCCGGCTCCTATTACGGCCAGACGGTGCAGATCTGGTCGGCGCTGTTCATGGCCGCGATCCTCGCCTCCGTCCTGGTGGCCATTGTCGGACTTGCGCAGACGGCCGTCCTCAAGCGCATGGGGGCCAGGCCATGA
- a CDS encoding ABC transporter ATP-binding protein: protein MNDKAPLSVVSAKDLCLTFQTNDGPVHALKDVNLEVRKGDFVSFIGPSGCGKTTFLRVIADLEKKTAGEITVNGTTPENARLDRAYGYVFQAAALYPWRTIEKNIALPLEIMGYTRADQQRRIERVLELVDLAGFGKKFPWQLSGGMQQRASIARALAFDADLLLMDEPFGALDEIVRDHLNEQLLKLWARTDKTICFVTHSIPEAVYLSTKIVVMSPRPGRVTDVIDSPLPKERPLDIRESPEFLKIAHRVREGLRAGHSYE from the coding sequence ATGAACGACAAGGCGCCCCTTTCCGTCGTCTCGGCGAAGGATCTCTGTCTCACCTTTCAGACCAATGACGGCCCGGTCCATGCCCTGAAAGACGTCAATCTGGAGGTCAGGAAGGGCGACTTCGTCTCCTTCATCGGCCCCTCCGGCTGCGGCAAGACAACGTTTTTGCGGGTGATCGCCGATCTGGAGAAGAAGACCGCCGGGGAAATCACCGTCAACGGCACGACGCCGGAAAATGCCCGTCTCGACCGCGCCTATGGCTATGTGTTTCAGGCAGCCGCCCTTTACCCCTGGCGCACGATCGAGAAGAACATCGCCCTGCCGCTGGAGATCATGGGCTACACCAGGGCCGACCAGCAGCGCCGCATCGAACGGGTGCTGGAGCTGGTGGACCTGGCAGGCTTCGGGAAGAAATTCCCGTGGCAGCTTTCCGGCGGAATGCAGCAGCGCGCCTCGATTGCCCGCGCGCTCGCCTTCGATGCCGATCTTCTGCTGATGGACGAACCCTTCGGCGCTCTCGACGAAATCGTCCGCGACCATCTGAACGAGCAGCTTCTGAAGCTCTGGGCGCGGACCGACAAGACCATCTGCTTCGTCACCCACTCCATTCCGGAAGCCGTCTATCTTTCGACCAAGATCGTGGTGATGAGCCCGCGCCCCGGCCGCGTGACCGACGTGATAGACAGTCCGCTGCCGAAGGAACGCCCGCTCGACATTCGCGAAAGCCCCGAGTTTCTGAAGATCGCCCATCGCGTGCGCGAGGGACTGAGAGCGGGGCATAGTTATGAGTGA
- a CDS encoding NUDIX hydrolase: protein MSDDNTIRIAVALIINDKGEMLTVRKRGTEAFMQPGGKIDAGETPIAALLRELDEELALKLAPEAFRPEGLHREKAANEPGMIVTAEAFSTFGAPDVAPRAEIAEYRWLPLFGDIDVKCAALSEHHLFPIARKRFAELESAE from the coding sequence ATGAGCGACGACAACACCATCCGCATCGCCGTCGCGCTGATCATCAACGACAAGGGCGAGATGCTGACCGTGCGCAAGCGCGGCACGGAGGCCTTCATGCAGCCCGGCGGCAAGATCGATGCGGGCGAAACCCCGATCGCGGCGCTGCTGCGCGAACTGGACGAGGAACTGGCGCTGAAACTTGCGCCCGAAGCCTTTCGACCGGAGGGGCTCCACCGCGAAAAAGCGGCGAACGAGCCCGGCATGATCGTAACGGCCGAAGCCTTCTCGACCTTTGGCGCGCCGGACGTCGCCCCCCGGGCCGAGATCGCCGAATATCGCTGGCTGCCGCTCTTTGGCGACATCGACGTCAAGTGCGCGGCGCTCAGCGAACATCATCTCTTCCCCATAGCGCGCAAGCGATTTGCCGAACTGGAGAGCGCGGAATGA